A window from Drosophila subobscura isolate 14011-0131.10 chromosome O, UCBerk_Dsub_1.0, whole genome shotgun sequence encodes these proteins:
- the LOC117899442 gene encoding uncharacterized protein LOC117899442 isoform X1, which translates to MSCQQASRFHPATTAAATATLARNTATKRIATAAAAAALSTAVAATAAATLTPGESVAGKTTTEDSDPYAFTETVSVAPPILFNAQKSRARLSENNKSNGNNSNNNRRLAATAAGASNRKATLAAQLNATAAAVAAAAATATAKAQASLATTTAATATTNFNNVTQSQRQQPALSPSQLPLQAQASPKRATNVCIVRPQQQQQEKLAAEACQQPPTPPPPLYSHTPSLWQTPLILDTSQKHQPQPQQQQQHSYQQHHQLQAVSIALVSPPTSPASLPSPTLTPTAAVTAMVAPIVSPKGGLPLPPSKFHHTTLAQHLQKVECLKKKKSLPLTCQNNNNNNNNNKQHNHMVESLNKTIGTATYNLTQPPPLTVFNTGTVQAAAHMPAAAPPQKQKHSTSTLDDSDLNEIPVNVIFRKPPVLMAGTGVGGVATATAGQVQPNGVKLVLPLTPPTPPEVTTPPLLAHRLPQTAGGIPALAPSSKVSLPPAPSAMHAAGTLLVVSAAAGQAMSPVHTPTPLTPPATPATYIKTEQMSSKVANANAAANANAAPKRQTPGAAAGGRKGNNKTNNAASVAKKNLASKPPPPQEPKVISNPNPIADNAEPAVRQRRRKAASKRYSATINENELTDNATDSPYCVQQHWMHSTGRDVVLDAPLSPSNRREERIAVRKGMLRRQALQLLSTRSLQDLPVRAARQRLQCVQNMLVKYQDHAGQQQGIGIGNRCLVATCGLPTLTMAAHCERHIVNNSTQQLFQPCAAWRMDGTACLAPVFDVLHTLPLCTVHSHLRAGLEMVRPTAKLTAANLPLAGVPLAVATPAVGMAGKRKRKANPNPVSRPQKRGRKPNAEQQMMSHQITTLPVMPSAVMQRKSSTTSLESIASNSQCSSANSHSQLSYTPPTATPAPVPVSVPQPLPGLPHLSIPPALAPLSGDYQPKPQQQQTPLFKFEADPQVQQLESGLNLLASANINIKAEEISQIVAQLAAAGGDLQPQNHQLNNNSIHFNNNNMSYTNNNNSFPSFNAAFGNAIGQPTHNGQHTALALANTASLLGQDMFGICENSSAYASSEDTGLGGLSESELIGANDADDIALNGAHLLEEHDLVNVFDTLPDDAFNELFQSVQQAECEAMDRALEIADKNLKCLQQTIVGSEDNDLLNDFLDDMLADGVISSTNTSGIDAATLFVDSSSGGGNSSSNSANSSCTPATASVADIRGLVQT; encoded by the exons ATGTCATGTCAGCAAGCGTCCAGATTTCAtccagccacaacagcagcagcaacagcaacactaGCTAGAAACACAGCCACGAAGAGaattgccacagcagcagcggcagcagctttAAGCACAGCAgtagccgcaacagcagcagccacgctGACGCCCGGGGAGAGCGTCGCCGGCAAGACGACGACAGAGGACTCGGATCCGTATGCATTCACAGAGACCGTTTCAGTCGCGCCGCCAATTCTATTCAATGCACAG AAATCGCGAGCCCGCCTAAGCgaaaacaacaagagcaacggcaacaacagcaacaacaataggaggctagcagcaacagctgctggggCAAGCAACAGAAAGGCCACTCTTGCGGCACAGCtgaatgccacagcagcagccgtagcagcagcagcagcaacagcaacagcaaaggcgCAGGCGTctttggcaacaacaacagcagcaacagcaacaacgaattTTAATAATGTCACGCAATCTcagagacagcagccagcattgTCGCCGTCACAGTTGCCGCTGCAAGCGCAAGCGTCACCGAAGCGGGCTACCAACGTCTGCATCGTTcggccgcagcaacagcagcaggagaaactAGCAGCAGAGGCATGCCAGCAGCCgccaacgccgccgccgccactgtaCTCCCACACGCCCTCGCTGTGGCAGACGCCGCTTATTCTGGACACCAGCCAGAAGCatcagccgcagccgcagcagcagcagcagcattcgtaccagcagcatcatcagctcCAGGCTGTGTCCATTGCATTGGTCAGCCCGCCAACATCGCCCGCCTCGTTACCCTCGCCCACACTGACGCCCACTGCAGCTGTGACCGCCATGGTGGCACCGATTGTCTCGCCCAAGGGTGGCCTGCCACTTCCGCCGTCGAAGTTCCATCACACCACCCTGGCCCAGCACTTGCAGAAGGTGGAGTGCCTCAAGAAGAAAAAGTCCTTGCCTCTGACATgccagaacaacaacaacaacaataataacaacaagcAACATAACCACATGGTAGAGTCACTGAACAAGACGATAGGAACAGCCACCTACAACCTGACACAGCCGCCACCACTGACGGTGTTCAATACGGGAACAGTCCAAGCGGCGGCTCATATGCCAGCAGCCGCTCctccacaaaaacagaaacattcCACCAGCACCTTGGATGACAGCGATCTCAACGAGATACCCGTCAATGTTATCTTTCGCAAGCCGCCAGTTTTGATGGCCGGCACGGGAGTGGGAGGAgtagcaacagccacagcaggacAAGTTCAGCCAAACGGCGTCAAGTTGGTGTTGCCACTGACGCCGCCAACTCCGCCAGAGGTGACCACGCCACCGCTGCTGGCTCATCGACTGCCGCAGACTGCCGGCGGCATTCCTGCATTGGCGCCCAGCTCGAAAGTCTCTTTGCCACCCGCTCCATCTGCTATGCACGCTGCCGGCACTCTGCTGGTCgtctcagcagcagccggccaGGCAATGTCTCCGgttcacacacccacacccctcACTCCGCCCGCAACTCCTGcaacatacataaaaacagaacaaatgTCTTCCAAAGTTGCCAATGCTAATGCTGCCGCCAATGCAAACGCTGCGCCAAAACGTCAAAcgccaggagctgctgctggcggcagaaaaggcaacaacaaaaccaacaatgCAGCGAGTGTCGCCAAGAAGAACTTAGCCTCAAAGCCACCTCCGCCACAGGAACCGAAAGTGATTTCCAATCCGAATCCGATTGCAGACAATGCTGAACCTGCTGTCCGGCAGCGGCGTCGCAAGGCCGCCTCCAAGCGTTACTCAGCGACGATCAATGAGAATGAGTTGACGGACAATGCCACGGACTCGCCGTACTGTGTGCAACAGCATTGGATGCACTCCACCGGCAGGGATGTGGTGCTTGACGCTCCCCTCTCGCCCAGCAATCGCCGCGAGGAACGGATTGCCGTCCGCAAGGGCATGCTGAGGCGACAGGCGCTGCAGCTACTGTCCACGCGCTCGCTGCAGGATTTGCCAGTACGAGCGGCCCGCCAGCGTCTACAGTGCGTCCAGAATATGCTGGTCAAATATCAGGATCACGCAGGACAACAGCAGGGCAT TGGGATTGGTAATCGCTGTCTTGTGGCCACCTGTGGACTGCCCACGCTCACCATGGCCGCTCACTGTGAGCGCCACATTGTGAacaacagcacacagcagctgTTCCAGCCATGTGCGGCCTGGCGCATGGACGGTACAGCCTGCCTGGCGCCTGTCTTCGATGTTCTGCATACGCTGCCCCTGTGCACCGTGCACAGCCACCTGCGTGCCGGCCTTGAGATGGTCAGGCCAACGGCCAAGCTAACTGCCGCGAATCTGCCCTTGGCAGGAgtgccactggcagtggcaacaccAGCTGTCGGCATGGCAGGCAAGCGCAAACGCAAGGCAAATCCCAATCCTGTGAGTCGTCCACAGAAACGGGGCCGGAAGCCGAACGCTGAGCAGCAGATGATGAGCCACCAAATAACCACGCTACCGGTGATGCCATCGGCAGTGATGCAACGAAAGAGCAGCACCACTTCGCTGGAGTCCATAGCCAGTAATTCGCAGTGTTCCTCGGCCAACTCTCATTCCCAGCTGTCCTACACGCcgcccacagccacacccgcGCCAGTTCCAGTCTCTGTACCACAGCCGCTGCCCGGTTTGCCACACTTGTCCATACCCCCAGCGCTGGCTCCACTTAGCGGTGACTACCAACcgaagccacagcagcagcagacgccgcTGTTCAAGTTCGAGGCTGATCcgcaggtgcagcagctggagagtGGCCTCAATCTGCTGGCCAGTGCCAACATCAATATAAAGGCCGAAGAGATTAGCCAAATTGTGGCACAGCTGGCGGCGGCAGGTGGGGATCTGCAGCCGCAAAACCATCAACTCAACAACAATAGCATACactttaacaacaacaatatgagttacaccaacaacaacaatagttTCCCCTCGTTCAACGCGGCCTTTGGCAACGCCATTGGCCAGCCAACGCACAACGGGCAGCAcacggctctggctctggccaacaCTGCGAGTCTGCTGGGCCAGGACATGTTCGGCATATGCGAGAACAGTTCGGCGTATGCCAGCTCCGAGGACACGGGACTGGGTGGCCTGAGCGAATCGGAGCTGATTGGCGCTAACGATGCTG ATGACATAGCATTGAATGGCGCCCACTTGCTGGAGGAGCACGATCTGGTAAATGTGTTCGACACGCTGCCGGACGATGCCTTCAACGAGCTATTTCAATCCG TGCAACAAGCCGAATGCGAGGCCATGGATCGGGCGCTCGAGATCGCCGACAAGAACCTCAAGTGTCTGCAACAGACGATTGTCGGCTCCGAGGACAATGACCTGCTTAACGATTTCCTCGATGATATGTTAGCCGACGGTGTGATTAGCTCAACGAACACGTCCGGCATCGATGCCGCCACGCTGTTcgtcgacagcagcagcggcggcggcaacagcagcagcaacagcgcaaATAGCAGCTGCACGCCAGCCACCGCCTCCGTGGCGGACATACGCGGCCTGGTGCAGACCTAA
- the LOC117899442 gene encoding negative elongation factor A isoform X2 has protein sequence MSCQQASRFHPATTAAATATLARNTATKRIATAAAAAALSTAVAATAAATLTPGESVAGKTTTEDSDPYAFTETVSVAPPILFNAQKSRARLSENNKSNGNNSNNNRRLAATAAGASNRKATLAAQLNATAAAVAAAAATATAAGQVQPNGVKLVLPLTPPTPPEVTTPPLLAHRLPQTAGGIPALAPSSKVSLPPAPSAMHAAGTLLVVSAAAGQAMSPVHTPTPLTPPATPATYIKTEQMSSKVANANAAANANAAPKRQTPGAAAGGRKGNNKTNNAASVAKKNLASKPPPPQEPKVISNPNPIADNAEPAVRQRRRKAASKRYSATINENELTDNATDSPYCVQQHWMHSTGRDVVLDAPLSPSNRREERIAVRKGMLRRQALQLLSTRSLQDLPVRAARQRLQCVQNMLVKYQDHAGQQQGIGIGNRCLVATCGLPTLTMAAHCERHIVNNSTQQLFQPCAAWRMDGTACLAPVFDVLHTLPLCTVHSHLRAGLEMVRPTAKLTAANLPLAGVPLAVATPAVGMAGKRKRKANPNPVSRPQKRGRKPNAEQQMMSHQITTLPVMPSAVMQRKSSTTSLESIASNSQCSSANSHSQLSYTPPTATPAPVPVSVPQPLPGLPHLSIPPALAPLSGDYQPKPQQQQTPLFKFEADPQVQQLESGLNLLASANINIKAEEISQIVAQLAAAGGDLQPQNHQLNNNSIHFNNNNMSYTNNNNSFPSFNAAFGNAIGQPTHNGQHTALALANTASLLGQDMFGICENSSAYASSEDTGLGGLSESELIGANDADDIALNGAHLLEEHDLVNVFDTLPDDAFNELFQSVQQAECEAMDRALEIADKNLKCLQQTIVGSEDNDLLNDFLDDMLADGVISSTNTSGIDAATLFVDSSSGGGNSSSNSANSSCTPATASVADIRGLVQT, from the exons ATGTCATGTCAGCAAGCGTCCAGATTTCAtccagccacaacagcagcagcaacagcaacactaGCTAGAAACACAGCCACGAAGAGaattgccacagcagcagcggcagcagctttAAGCACAGCAgtagccgcaacagcagcagccacgctGACGCCCGGGGAGAGCGTCGCCGGCAAGACGACGACAGAGGACTCGGATCCGTATGCATTCACAGAGACCGTTTCAGTCGCGCCGCCAATTCTATTCAATGCACAG AAATCGCGAGCCCGCCTAAGCgaaaacaacaagagcaacggcaacaacagcaacaacaataggaggctagcagcaacagctgctggggCAAGCAACAGAAAGGCCACTCTTGCGGCACAGCtgaatgccacagcagcagccgtagcagcagcagcagcaacagcaacag cagcaggacAAGTTCAGCCAAACGGCGTCAAGTTGGTGTTGCCACTGACGCCGCCAACTCCGCCAGAGGTGACCACGCCACCGCTGCTGGCTCATCGACTGCCGCAGACTGCCGGCGGCATTCCTGCATTGGCGCCCAGCTCGAAAGTCTCTTTGCCACCCGCTCCATCTGCTATGCACGCTGCCGGCACTCTGCTGGTCgtctcagcagcagccggccaGGCAATGTCTCCGgttcacacacccacacccctcACTCCGCCCGCAACTCCTGcaacatacataaaaacagaacaaatgTCTTCCAAAGTTGCCAATGCTAATGCTGCCGCCAATGCAAACGCTGCGCCAAAACGTCAAAcgccaggagctgctgctggcggcagaaaaggcaacaacaaaaccaacaatgCAGCGAGTGTCGCCAAGAAGAACTTAGCCTCAAAGCCACCTCCGCCACAGGAACCGAAAGTGATTTCCAATCCGAATCCGATTGCAGACAATGCTGAACCTGCTGTCCGGCAGCGGCGTCGCAAGGCCGCCTCCAAGCGTTACTCAGCGACGATCAATGAGAATGAGTTGACGGACAATGCCACGGACTCGCCGTACTGTGTGCAACAGCATTGGATGCACTCCACCGGCAGGGATGTGGTGCTTGACGCTCCCCTCTCGCCCAGCAATCGCCGCGAGGAACGGATTGCCGTCCGCAAGGGCATGCTGAGGCGACAGGCGCTGCAGCTACTGTCCACGCGCTCGCTGCAGGATTTGCCAGTACGAGCGGCCCGCCAGCGTCTACAGTGCGTCCAGAATATGCTGGTCAAATATCAGGATCACGCAGGACAACAGCAGGGCAT TGGGATTGGTAATCGCTGTCTTGTGGCCACCTGTGGACTGCCCACGCTCACCATGGCCGCTCACTGTGAGCGCCACATTGTGAacaacagcacacagcagctgTTCCAGCCATGTGCGGCCTGGCGCATGGACGGTACAGCCTGCCTGGCGCCTGTCTTCGATGTTCTGCATACGCTGCCCCTGTGCACCGTGCACAGCCACCTGCGTGCCGGCCTTGAGATGGTCAGGCCAACGGCCAAGCTAACTGCCGCGAATCTGCCCTTGGCAGGAgtgccactggcagtggcaacaccAGCTGTCGGCATGGCAGGCAAGCGCAAACGCAAGGCAAATCCCAATCCTGTGAGTCGTCCACAGAAACGGGGCCGGAAGCCGAACGCTGAGCAGCAGATGATGAGCCACCAAATAACCACGCTACCGGTGATGCCATCGGCAGTGATGCAACGAAAGAGCAGCACCACTTCGCTGGAGTCCATAGCCAGTAATTCGCAGTGTTCCTCGGCCAACTCTCATTCCCAGCTGTCCTACACGCcgcccacagccacacccgcGCCAGTTCCAGTCTCTGTACCACAGCCGCTGCCCGGTTTGCCACACTTGTCCATACCCCCAGCGCTGGCTCCACTTAGCGGTGACTACCAACcgaagccacagcagcagcagacgccgcTGTTCAAGTTCGAGGCTGATCcgcaggtgcagcagctggagagtGGCCTCAATCTGCTGGCCAGTGCCAACATCAATATAAAGGCCGAAGAGATTAGCCAAATTGTGGCACAGCTGGCGGCGGCAGGTGGGGATCTGCAGCCGCAAAACCATCAACTCAACAACAATAGCATACactttaacaacaacaatatgagttacaccaacaacaacaatagttTCCCCTCGTTCAACGCGGCCTTTGGCAACGCCATTGGCCAGCCAACGCACAACGGGCAGCAcacggctctggctctggccaacaCTGCGAGTCTGCTGGGCCAGGACATGTTCGGCATATGCGAGAACAGTTCGGCGTATGCCAGCTCCGAGGACACGGGACTGGGTGGCCTGAGCGAATCGGAGCTGATTGGCGCTAACGATGCTG ATGACATAGCATTGAATGGCGCCCACTTGCTGGAGGAGCACGATCTGGTAAATGTGTTCGACACGCTGCCGGACGATGCCTTCAACGAGCTATTTCAATCCG TGCAACAAGCCGAATGCGAGGCCATGGATCGGGCGCTCGAGATCGCCGACAAGAACCTCAAGTGTCTGCAACAGACGATTGTCGGCTCCGAGGACAATGACCTGCTTAACGATTTCCTCGATGATATGTTAGCCGACGGTGTGATTAGCTCAACGAACACGTCCGGCATCGATGCCGCCACGCTGTTcgtcgacagcagcagcggcggcggcaacagcagcagcaacagcgcaaATAGCAGCTGCACGCCAGCCACCGCCTCCGTGGCGGACATACGCGGCCTGGTGCAGACCTAA
- the LOC117899448 gene encoding serine protease easter: MRTFSDRSTAAAEVLCVAIIYSLALSLTAQSTGNCISKTQNGRTPGHCISIRECEYFMRILSSVNLTQSDRILLRDNQCGARGRDVQVCCPSTDGLGALTHPLLPQDCGSVRWQRTNVTETRIKEFPWLALIEYTKASNEKIHACGGVLISNRYLLTAAHCVASAAANNLQISAVRLGEWDTSTNPDCQFQEHTNVADCAPVYQDIGVEQVVSHPLYNRTDVSQVNDIALIRLAQPALLNQFVEPICLPNKQLRADELEGLITEVAGWQAKSSSRMKKSTVTITSIEECQKKYARQNLHLQSSQLCGAASSNECHGNSGGPLMLYKNGGYLLGGLVSFGPVPCPNPDWPDVYTRVASYVDWIHGELRA, from the exons ATGAGAACTTTTTCGGACCGAAGCACAGCCGCTGCGGAGGTTCTATGCGTTGCTATTATTTACTCGCTGGCATTGAGCTTGACCG CGCAGAGCACAGGCAACTGTATATCGAAGACCCAAAATGGAAGAACTCCCGGCCACTGCATCTCCATCAGGGAGTGCGAATACTTTATGAGGATATTGTCATCCGTCAACCTGACCCAAAGCGATCGAATCCTGTTGCGCGACAATCAATGTGGTGCACGCGGCCGTGATGTTCAG GTCTGTTGTCCCAGCACGGATGGCCTGGGTGCACTCACTCACCCGTTGCTGCCCCAGGACTGTGGCTCCGTGAGATGGCAGCGCACAAATGTCACGGAAACGCGCATCAAGGAGTTCCCTTGGCTGGCTCTCATCGAATATACAAAGG CGTCCAACGAGAAGATTCATGCCTGCGGTGGAGTGCTGATAAGCAACCGCTACTTGTTAACGGCGGCACACTGTGTGGCCAGCGCTGCGGCCAATAATCTGCAGATTAGCGCCGTGCGGCTGGGGGAATGGGACACAAGCACGAATCCGGATTGCCAGTTCCAAGAGCACACGAACGTCGCCGACTGTGCTCCCGTGTACCAGGATATTGGCGTGGAGCAGGTCGTCAGCCATCCGCTGTACAACAGAACCGACGTAAGCCAGGTGAATGACATTGCCCTGATACGCCTGGCCCAGCCAGCCCTTCTCAACCAGTTCGTGGAGCCCATTTGTCTGCCCAACAAGCAGCTCCGCGCCGACGAACTGGAGGGTCTGATCACCGAGGTTGCCGGCTGGCAGGCCAAGTCCAGCTCGCGCATGAAGAAGAGCACGGTGACGATCACATCCATTGAGGAGTGCCAGAAAAAATATGCCCGCCAAAATCTGCATCTCCAATCCTCGCAGTTGTGCGGCGCCGCCAGCTCCAACGAGTGCCATGGAAACTCGGGCGGACCCCTGATGTTGTACAAGAATGGTGGCTATCTACTGGGTGGCCTGGTGTCCTTTGGCCCGGTTCCATGCCCAAATCCCGACTGGCCCGATGTCTACACGCGCGTGGCCTCCTACGTTGATTGGATACATGGCGAGCTGAGGGCATGA
- the LOC117899450 gene encoding protein HEXIM1 isoform X1 yields the protein MAEAAKKESASQRPLDGGGGGGGGSGSGGPPMANHNSMPKRKHRRGKKSKMVPKKTKNQCPQWKLDMASIHHGATTATTRTKLLRSRSLLVPYNTNRFLMEEHMSEVPKDDSDDNCFGSQTEVLFLSKEFSNVYERARIERLETMNKADLIQECLQIEDRYSKAQNTAKEFGAKIRSLDEKMRQLTRENQFLRSHFLRSCSTAAGPVAAAAAAAASPPSAVAPTASSACELQARQQPPQQPTPMDSSSEDSESDSSSTTSSTTSSTTSNSSDAHEMGVAGLNIANGHAERSNHEGRHSRSRSRSPIHLNGHANEEERLGLLDPNPMDEDGHSSDEPKNGK from the exons ATGGcagaagctgcaaaaaaag AGAGCGCGTCGCAGAGGCCTCTGGATGGaggaggtggcggtggtggaggaAGTGGTAGCGGTGGTCCTCCCATGGCCAATCACAATTCCATGCCCAAGCGAAAGCATCGCCGTGGGAAAAAGTCGAAAATGGTGCCAAAAAAGACCAAGAACCAATGTCCGCAGTGGAAGCTGGACATGGCATCGATCCATCACGGAGCAACGACAGCCACCACACGCACCAAGCTGCTCCGTTCACGTTCGTTGCTCGTGCCCTACAACACGAATCGTTTCCTGATGGAGGAGCACATGTCCGAGGTGCCCAAAGATGACTCCGATGACAATTGCTTTGGCTCCCAGACAGAGGTTCTGTTCCTCTCCAAGGAGTTTTCCAATGTGTACGAGCGAGCACGCATTGAGCGACTGGAAACAATGAACAAAGCGGACCTCATTCAAGAGTGTCTGCAAATCGAGGATCGATATTCCAAGGCTCAGAACACCGCAAAGGAGTTTGGGGCCAAAATTCGTTCGTTGGATGAAAAAATGCGTCAGCTAACGCGGGAGAATCAAT TTTTGCGTTCTCACTTCCTTCGCTCGTGCTCCACAGCAGCGGGTccagtggcggcagcagcagcagctgcggcatcACCACCATCAGCGGTTGCACCCACTGCCAGTTCTGCCTGCGAGCTGCAGGCACGTCAACAGCCCCCGCAGCAGCCCACGCCCATGGACTCTTCCAGCGAGGACAGCGAAAGTgatagcagcagcacaaccTCGAGCACCACGTCCAGCACAACCTCGAACAGTAGCGATGCCCACGAGATGGGTGTGGCAGGCCTAAACATTGCCAACGGCCATGCAGAGCGGAGCAACCATGAGGGGCGTCACAGTCGGTCCAGGTCTCGTTCGCCCATTCATCTCAACGGACATGCCAATGAGGAGGAGCGTCTCGGTCTGCTCGATCCCAATCCCATGGATGAGGATGGCCACTCCAGTGATGAGCCAAAGAACGGCAAGTGA
- the LOC117899450 gene encoding protein HEXIM1 isoform X2: MAEAAKAESASQRPLDGGGGGGGGSGSGGPPMANHNSMPKRKHRRGKKSKMVPKKTKNQCPQWKLDMASIHHGATTATTRTKLLRSRSLLVPYNTNRFLMEEHMSEVPKDDSDDNCFGSQTEVLFLSKEFSNVYERARIERLETMNKADLIQECLQIEDRYSKAQNTAKEFGAKIRSLDEKMRQLTRENQFLRSHFLRSCSTAAGPVAAAAAAAASPPSAVAPTASSACELQARQQPPQQPTPMDSSSEDSESDSSSTTSSTTSSTTSNSSDAHEMGVAGLNIANGHAERSNHEGRHSRSRSRSPIHLNGHANEEERLGLLDPNPMDEDGHSSDEPKNGK, translated from the exons ATGGcagaagctgcaaaa gcaGAGAGCGCGTCGCAGAGGCCTCTGGATGGaggaggtggcggtggtggaggaAGTGGTAGCGGTGGTCCTCCCATGGCCAATCACAATTCCATGCCCAAGCGAAAGCATCGCCGTGGGAAAAAGTCGAAAATGGTGCCAAAAAAGACCAAGAACCAATGTCCGCAGTGGAAGCTGGACATGGCATCGATCCATCACGGAGCAACGACAGCCACCACACGCACCAAGCTGCTCCGTTCACGTTCGTTGCTCGTGCCCTACAACACGAATCGTTTCCTGATGGAGGAGCACATGTCCGAGGTGCCCAAAGATGACTCCGATGACAATTGCTTTGGCTCCCAGACAGAGGTTCTGTTCCTCTCCAAGGAGTTTTCCAATGTGTACGAGCGAGCACGCATTGAGCGACTGGAAACAATGAACAAAGCGGACCTCATTCAAGAGTGTCTGCAAATCGAGGATCGATATTCCAAGGCTCAGAACACCGCAAAGGAGTTTGGGGCCAAAATTCGTTCGTTGGATGAAAAAATGCGTCAGCTAACGCGGGAGAATCAAT TTTTGCGTTCTCACTTCCTTCGCTCGTGCTCCACAGCAGCGGGTccagtggcggcagcagcagcagctgcggcatcACCACCATCAGCGGTTGCACCCACTGCCAGTTCTGCCTGCGAGCTGCAGGCACGTCAACAGCCCCCGCAGCAGCCCACGCCCATGGACTCTTCCAGCGAGGACAGCGAAAGTgatagcagcagcacaaccTCGAGCACCACGTCCAGCACAACCTCGAACAGTAGCGATGCCCACGAGATGGGTGTGGCAGGCCTAAACATTGCCAACGGCCATGCAGAGCGGAGCAACCATGAGGGGCGTCACAGTCGGTCCAGGTCTCGTTCGCCCATTCATCTCAACGGACATGCCAATGAGGAGGAGCGTCTCGGTCTGCTCGATCCCAATCCCATGGATGAGGATGGCCACTCCAGTGATGAGCCAAAGAACGGCAAGTGA